The genomic window CCGCCGACCTATAGCTGACGGTGAAACACAAAGCTGCGATGAGAAGCGCGCCAAGCCGGCTTGTTCGGAAAAAGGCACCGTATTTCATGTGCACCTGCAACGGCCTTCGCCGCATGAATGTGACATCATCTGAAAAGGTTGTATTTAAGAATGCATCTGAGGGCGGAAAAACCGTCCTTCCATCCGATTTTCTTCCCTTCGTGGTAAGTTCTCCCTGAGTAGGAGATGCCGGTTTCATAGATCCGGATGCCCAGTTTGGAGAGCTTTGCCGTTATCTCGGGCTCGAACCCGAAGCGGCTTTCCTCAATGACAACCTGGTCGAGAACCTCTTTTCTGAAGGCCTTGTAGCAGGTCTCCATATCGGTAAGGTTGAGATTGGTCAGCATGTTGGAAAGGAGGGTCAGGAATGAGTTGCCCACCATGTGCCAAAAATACAGCACCCGGCGGTAGTCTCCGGACACGAAGCGTGAGCCGTACACGACGTCGGCCTTCCCATCGAGTATGGGGAGTATCAGTTTCGGATACTGCGCAGGATCGTATTCGAGGTCCGCGTCCTGAACTATGACGATGTCCCCTGTGGCATGGCGAAAGCCGGTCCTTAGGGCGGCGCCTTTACCCATGTTCCGTTCGTGCAGCAGAACGCGGGTCATTTTGTCCGCCAGTCCCTGCACGATCGCCCCGGTTCCGTCCGTCGAACCGTCGTCGACCACGATGATTTCGGAAACAATGTCAATTTTCCTGACAGCTTCGTGAATCAGCTTGATGGTGTCTTTCTCGTTGTAGACAGGTATTACTACGGACAGTCTCATCCAGGCTCCAGATTGGGAATTGGGCCAAGCCAGTGCGGGAAGCCCCATACAACATGCTTTCACAGGGGGGCCCACACCATGCAGGTTAGAGAGGATAAACTACTTCGTCTGATCCGACATGTAAAGAGAAACACATAAGTTTCATTGGAGCCGAGCTTACACAATCCGGACCCAGCGCTCTGTTCCCCGGCATAGGGCGGCTGTCATTCTTTTTGCGAGGCATCAGCGGAAGGCTCCCCCGTCCCACCATATGCGGTTGGTGAAAATCTCGCGGAAATCGCGCTGTTTGAAAAAATGCCGGTACACCTCGAGACGTGTGTACACTCCGGAAAGTCGGCTGAAAATAGAGCCGAACCGATAGGGGTAGGTCTGCTCGACCAGATGGTTGGCAAGCCTTCCCCTCTCCCAGGGCATGAACCTCTTCCTGAACAGGTAGGTGGATAGGTAGAGGTTGAAGTCGCATTGCATGTGCCAGGTGAGGACCCGTTTGCCACCCAGGTAATCTATGCCGGACCTCCGCTCGTAGGTTATCGGGCGGGAAAATTCGTTGAACGTGCCGCCGTGCAGGTAGAGCGGGTTTTCGAAAACCGCGTAAGGGGAAAGGATACCCGCCAGTTGCGACGGCCTGTCCTGCGGAATCCGGTCGGTGTGGATCAGGTGGGAGAGCAGGTCCTGGTCGCTGGAGATCACCTCACGAGAGCGCTGCCCGGCCCACTTCTCCGCGTACGAGACGGGCCATCCTTCGCGCTCCCGCCATGCGCGGGCCGAGTAGCCGTCGATGTCTGCGGCGAACAGCCTCAACTCACTTAAGTAGCGGACGAACCACTCCGGATCGCTGATGCATGTGAGGGCCGGGCACCCTTGCATCACAAAGGTCCGCCCAGCGAGCAACCGGCCGATCAGCGCCGGGTCCTCGTTGAAAATGATGTCACCATCATAATGAATGAGCGACTCCCCCGGAAAAAGGGAGGAGATGACTGGCCACCTAAGGAAACAATTTTTCTCGTACACCCCGAATCGGTCCAGCGCGCGGAACCGGGCGGCAGTGTCCCAGTAGACACTCCCGGCATCAATCAGCCGGTACCCGGTATCCCGCAACTCACCCTGGTAGCGGTCGTCGAGAAGCTCGTACCCGTTAAGAAAGACGAGATCGAATTCGTTGTCGAAGCCAAGTTCCAGATTCCTGCGTCCGGCAAAGAGCAGGGGCACCTGCCTCTCGAAATGTTCCGGCCCTTTCGCACACCAGCAACAGATTACCTTCCGCATTTCGTTCATCCTCTCTCCGACAGAGGCAGCGTCTGGGCGGCCTTCAGCGCTGTCACCTTCTCGATGATCTCCGCGAGCCTTGCCGCGAACTGCGACGGCCCCCAGGCTGCGGCGCGCCCTTTGCCGCGCCTGGAAAGTTCGGCGCAGAGAGAATCGTCGGTCCAGAGCCTTCTGATGCAGTCACAAAGTTCCTCAACCGACTCCGGGTCGAAAAGAAGCGCGGCGCCCCCCGCCTGCTCCGGCATCGCGTATCGATCGGACAGGGCTACCGGGCATCCGGCAGCGAACGCCTCCAGTGGAGGGAGATTGGTCGGACCGCAGAAGGTCGGCATCACCAGTGCGCGAGCCCTGCGGTAGAGTTCCGGCACATCGGGGTCGGGAACATACCCAAGGAAAAGCACGTTGTCTTCAAGCCCCAGTTCGGTCACTCGTGCCACAACCCTGTCGTAGGCGTTTTTCTTGGTTCCCACCAGGACAAGCTTGAGGTCCGGAAGCTCGCGTTTGAGCCGGGATACGCCTTCGATGAGGAGCAGGTGGTTCTTGTGCTCCCAGAACTGGGCCGGGTAAAAAAGAAACTTGGGCGGAAGCGTGTAGCGCCCGTCGAATCCCGGTGGGGGCGCAGCGCGCCAGGCGTGTGGCGGGGCGATATATGGAAGCACGTGGATTCTCTCCGGCGCCATGCCGTACGACTCGATCACCTGACGCCCTCCCAGTTCGGAATCGACCAGAACTCCCCGAGCCCAGCGGCAAATGGAGCGGTACTGAGCCTCGCGGATCTTGACCTCCCCCGGCGCACCCATCTCCGGAAAACGCGCTTCGTAACGATGCATGAGGTCGAGGATTGTGATCAAAGCAGGGACGTCGAACTCGCAGCCGCGGGTATCCTGGGACGGGAAGATCCAGAGGTCGCAGCGCTCCCTCAGGAGATCCTGCGCCATCGAATGAAAAAGAGGGTTGATCGCCCGCCAAGGACCAAGCGGCAGACCGAGCT from Geomonas ferrireducens includes these protein-coding regions:
- a CDS encoding glycosyltransferase family 4 protein, which codes for MKRIGLFLNIEPSGGGTFQYCQAVVDALVALPSDRYEVVVAYTSVLWQEYLESFPVKKLLLRKAIFGRGVGFIWHKLGLPLGPWRAINPLFHSMAQDLLRERCDLWIFPSQDTRGCEFDVPALITILDLMHRYEARFPEMGAPGEVKIREAQYRSICRWARGVLVDSELGGRQVIESYGMAPERIHVLPYIAPPHAWRAAPPPGFDGRYTLPPKFLFYPAQFWEHKNHLLLIEGVSRLKRELPDLKLVLVGTKKNAYDRVVARVTELGLEDNVLFLGYVPDPDVPELYRRARALVMPTFCGPTNLPPLEAFAAGCPVALSDRYAMPEQAGGAALLFDPESVEELCDCIRRLWTDDSLCAELSRRGKGRAAAWGPSQFAARLAEIIEKVTALKAAQTLPLSERG
- a CDS encoding glycosyltransferase family 2 protein gives rise to the protein MRLSVVIPVYNEKDTIKLIHEAVRKIDIVSEIIVVDDGSTDGTGAIVQGLADKMTRVLLHERNMGKGAALRTGFRHATGDIVIVQDADLEYDPAQYPKLILPILDGKADVVYGSRFVSGDYRRVLYFWHMVGNSFLTLLSNMLTNLNLTDMETCYKAFRKEVLDQVVIEESRFGFEPEITAKLSKLGIRIYETGISYSGRTYHEGKKIGWKDGFSALRCILKYNLFR